The Devosia yakushimensis DNA segment TGCATCGCCGTCTGGCCAAGGGGCTGCGGCGTGCCGGGCATATGCTGCTCGATCAGTTCTATCCGCCCGTATGCCTTGGTTGCGATGCTCCGACAGGTGCCGCCGATACGCTCTGCCCAAAGTGCTTTGCGGCGTTGCGGCCCATTACGGCGCCGCTCTGCCCGGTGCTGGGGCTGCCGTTTGAAATCGCATTTGGCGCCGATGCGCTCTCGGCCGAAGCGATTGCCGATCCGCCGCCCTTTGAGCGGGCGCGGGCGGCCGTGGTCTATAACGATTTGGCGGGAGGCCTGGTGTCGCGCCTCAAATATGGCGACCGGCCGGAGCTGGCGCGGTTCTGCGCGCGGCTCATGGCGGGGGCGGGCCATGAATTGTGGGCTGACCGCCCGGTTCTGGTGCCGGTGCCGCTCCATCCCGCACGGTTGCGGATGCGGCGCTATAATCAATCGGGCGAGCTGGCGCGGGAGCTCGCAAAACTCACCGGGCTCGATTGCGAGATGGGACTGGTCCGGCGCATCCGCAAGACAAAGCAACAGGTGGGACTGAGCGGGGATGGACGTGCGCGCAACGTGGCGGGCGCCTTTGCCGTCGATGTCGAGCGGCTGGCCTTACAGGCGGGGCGGAGGATCGTTTTGATCGACGATGTTTATACGACGGGCGCAACCTGCAAGGCGGTGACGCGGGCGCTCAAGAAAAACGGTGCTCAATATGTCGACGTGATGAGTTTTGCGCGCGTTGTGATCTCAGCGGAAATGCCCATATAATTGCTAGATACCAGCAGCTTTCGGAGAGCGCAGATGAGCAGAATCGAAATCTATACCACTCCCTCCTGTCCCTATTGCCATGCCGCCAAGGCGCTGTTGGACGACAAGGGCGTGGATTATACTGAGATCACCGTGCTCGATCCTGAACTGCGCGAAGCCATGACCGAGCGGGCGCATGGCCGTCGTACCGTGCCGCAGATCTTCATCGGGGAAACCCATGTGGGCGGTTATGACGATATGGCGGCGCTCGACCGGCAGGGCGGGCTGGACCCGCTCTTGGCAGACTAGTGCTACGTCCTCGTGGTTCGCCAGGTGCACCATGAGGTCTACTTTCTACTTCACCACTCTGAGCAGACCTCATCCTGAGCTTGTCGAGGGATGAGGTGGTGGCATCCGGGACCAAACATATGAAGATTGCCGCCATTCAGATGCGCTCGGGGATGGACCCGGACGCCAATCTTGCCGCGCTTGAACCCATGATCGCCGAAGCCGCCGCGGCGGGCGCGGTCTATGTGCTGACGCCTGAGGTCACCATGATCTTTGCGGAAAATCGCGAAGGACTGGCCAAGGTGGCAGCGCCATTCGAGGGCCATCCGCAGTTGGCGAGGGTGGGGGCACTGGCGCGGCAATATGGCATCCATGTTCATATCGGTTCGCTGGCGGTGCCGCTCGAGGATGGGCGTTTCGCCAATCGTTCGGTGCTGTTCGGCCCCGATGGCGGGATTGTTGCGCGCTACGACAAGATTCATCTGTTCGATGCTGATATTGCCGGGCTCAACGCCTATCAGGAAAGCGCCACCTATAAGGGTGGCGAGGTGGCCGTGACGGCGCCGCTGGGGGCGGTCACGCTCGGCTTTTCGATCTGCTACGACATGCGCTTTCCCCGGCTCTACAATGCGCTGGCCAATGCCGGCGCCACGCTGATAGCGGTGCCGGCGGCCTTTACCGTGCCGACCGGCCAGGCGCATTGGGAAGTGCTGTTGCGGGCGCGCGCCATTGAAACGGGGTCCTATGTCGTCGCGGCCGCCCAGGGCGGGCAGCACGCCAATGGAAGGGCCACCTATGGGCATTCGATCGTGATCGACCCCTGGGGGCGGATCGTGGCGCAGCTGGACCATGACGAACCAGGCGTGCTGGTCGCCGAGATCAAACCCGAATTGGTCGATGAGGTCCGCGGCCGGATACCCGCCCTGGCCAATGCGCGCGATTTTGCGCTGCCGGGTGCATTGCAGGACTGATGTTATGACTTATATCATTGAACAGACGGGCACCGTATGGGCGCCAAGGACGGTTCTGTGATTCAATATTCCCTCAGTTGCGAGAAGGGCCACCGCTATGACGCGTGGTTCCGGAACGCGGCGGCTTTCGAAGAGCAACAGGCGCGGGGTATCGTGACCTGTGCCGTGTGCGGTTCGGACAAGGTCGGCAAGGCGCCGATGGCTCCGGCCGTGGCGCGCACGGATAATCCCAGGGTTTCACTCAGTTCCAGCCATCCCGAGGCGGCCAAGATGCGCGAGCTGTTGCGCGCCTACCGGCAGAAGGTGATGAGCGAGGCCGATTATGTCGGCGACAAATTTGCCGAGGAAGCGCGCAAGATCCATTTCGACGAGGCCGAGGCGCGCGGCATTTATGGTGAGGCGACGCGCGATGAAGTGATCGCGCTGGCCGAGGACGGCGTGGATTTCATGCCGCTGCCTGATCTGCCCGAAGAGCACAACTAGCGCCGTTCGGCGCTCGACACCCAGCACAGGACCTCGCCCCTATCCGATCTCGGGCGAGGCTCCATCGACATCTCCGGCCCTGCTTCCCGGCATGACCAAACGGTCTGTCGACGGCATGGCCGTCCCTTCCGGCGCCGTCCTGGCGCATTCACACGGAGACTTCAAAATGACGACACTCGACGCAGCTCTTTCGGGCAGCTTTGCCATTGGCGGCGACCTCAAGGTCAACCGGCTTGGGTTCGGCGCCATGCGCATTACCGGCCCGGGCATCTGGGGGCCGCCGGCCGATATCGAGGAGGCCAAAGCGGTGCTGCGGCGCCTGCCCGACCTCAATGTCGATTTCATCGATACGGCCGAGAGCTACGGCCCCTATATCAGCGAAGAGCTGATCGGGGAGGCGCTGGCGCCCTATTCCAGGGGCACCATCATCGCTACCAAGAGCGGGCTGACCCGCACCGGGCCGGACGAATGGCATCAGTTGGGCCGGCCGGAATTCCTGCGCCAGGGCGCCATCCAGAGCCTGCGCCGGCTCAAGGTCGAGGTCATCGATCTCTGGCAGTTGCATCGCATCGAGAGCAAGACGCCGCGGGCCGATCAGTTCGGCGCCATCGCGCAATTGCAGCGGGACGGTATCATCCGCCATGTCGGCCTCAGCGAGGTCAGCGTCGCCGACATCAAGGAAGCGCAGAAATACTTCAAGGTCACCACCGTGCAGAACATGTACAATCTGGTGAGCCGCCGGGCGGAGGACGTGCTCGATTATTGCGAGCAGAACGGCATCGGCTTTATTCCCTGGCGGCCGATCGATGGCGGCAATCTCGCCGCGACCAGCGCCGAATTCCGTGCCATCGCCGAAA contains these protein-coding regions:
- a CDS encoding DUF1178 family protein — translated: MGAKDGSVIQYSLSCEKGHRYDAWFRNAAAFEEQQARGIVTCAVCGSDKVGKAPMAPAVARTDNPRVSLSSSHPEAAKMRELLRAYRQKVMSEADYVGDKFAEEARKIHFDEAEARGIYGEATRDEVIALAEDGVDFMPLPDLPEEHN
- the grxC gene encoding glutaredoxin 3 encodes the protein MSRIEIYTTPSCPYCHAAKALLDDKGVDYTEITVLDPELREAMTERAHGRRTVPQIFIGETHVGGYDDMAALDRQGGLDPLLAD
- a CDS encoding aldo/keto reductase, yielding MTTLDAALSGSFAIGGDLKVNRLGFGAMRITGPGIWGPPADIEEAKAVLRRLPDLNVDFIDTAESYGPYISEELIGEALAPYSRGTIIATKSGLTRTGPDEWHQLGRPEFLRQGAIQSLRRLKVEVIDLWQLHRIESKTPRADQFGAIAQLQRDGIIRHVGLSEVSVADIKEAQKYFKVTTVQNMYNLVSRRAEDVLDYCEQNGIGFIPWRPIDGGNLAATSAEFRAIAEKHDASPSQLALAWMLKRSPVMLPIPGTGKVKHLEENIAAAAITLSDADFATLDRIGKQG
- a CDS encoding ComF family protein → MPLHRRLAKGLRRAGHMLLDQFYPPVCLGCDAPTGAADTLCPKCFAALRPITAPLCPVLGLPFEIAFGADALSAEAIADPPPFERARAAVVYNDLAGGLVSRLKYGDRPELARFCARLMAGAGHELWADRPVLVPVPLHPARLRMRRYNQSGELARELAKLTGLDCEMGLVRRIRKTKQQVGLSGDGRARNVAGAFAVDVERLALQAGRRIVLIDDVYTTGATCKAVTRALKKNGAQYVDVMSFARVVISAEMPI
- a CDS encoding carbon-nitrogen hydrolase family protein, with the protein product MKIAAIQMRSGMDPDANLAALEPMIAEAAAAGAVYVLTPEVTMIFAENREGLAKVAAPFEGHPQLARVGALARQYGIHVHIGSLAVPLEDGRFANRSVLFGPDGGIVARYDKIHLFDADIAGLNAYQESATYKGGEVAVTAPLGAVTLGFSICYDMRFPRLYNALANAGATLIAVPAAFTVPTGQAHWEVLLRARAIETGSYVVAAAQGGQHANGRATYGHSIVIDPWGRIVAQLDHDEPGVLVAEIKPELVDEVRGRIPALANARDFALPGALQD